A part of Spirochaetae bacterium HGW-Spirochaetae-1 genomic DNA contains:
- the ilvN gene encoding acetolactate synthase small subunit: MNEIILELIVRNHPGVMSQVTGLFSRRSFNLEGILCAAMGKAGTSRMFLLVGEDIRLEQVLRQLGKLYDVLDIIVHDRKNSEMYAKMERLLKEVAG, translated from the coding sequence ATGAATGAAATCATACTGGAACTTATTGTCAGAAACCATCCCGGCGTGATGTCTCAGGTGACGGGTCTCTTCTCCCGCCGCTCCTTTAACCTGGAGGGAATCCTCTGCGCGGCAATGGGAAAGGCCGGGACAAGCAGGATGTTCCTCCTGGTTGGAGAAGATATCCGTCTTGAACAGGTCCTGCGTCAGCTGGGAAAACTTTATGATGTCCTTGATATAATCGTCCATGACCGGAAAAACAGCGAAATGTACGCAAAAATGGAAAGACTTCTTAAAGAAGTTGCCGGATAG
- the ilvB gene encoding acetolactate synthase, large subunit, biosynthetic type: MNNYSLTGAQIIVRSLEKMGVTTVTGIPGGANLPLYDALQGSSIRHILARHEQGAGFIAQGMARSTGKPAVCIATSGPGAVNLLTAIADAHADSVPIIAITGQVPTGMIGTDAFQEVDIYGMALPVTKHIFMVRHARELPHVINEAFRISLSGRPGPVLIDIPKDVQQQTADAICFPGPPEIPLPRPCSGETTDQIARMIDEARRPLIYAGGGIIASDASHALGTLARRNSIPVALSLMGLGSFSPDDPLFLGMLGMHGDRSTNLIVEESDLLVAVGVRFDDRATGKVREFCRHASIVHIDIDHSEIDKIKKTNLSLIADARSALTLLADQVSVRRRRRWISRIDTLKKSLPGIREKVYAANHPLAIIQHAGAVMDDSAIITTDVGQHQMWTAQMYPFRRPRGLLTSGGLGTMGFGLPAAIGAALANPGRNVLCISGDGSFLMNLQELATLADLNLNVKVLIMNNNQLGLVRQQQSMFYNSNFFASQFISKPDFARIGEGFGIRSINLDGAADPISLLSHALNTPGPCVINVPLGEEFDVLPIVPPGASNIEMIGGELYE, translated from the coding sequence ATGAATAATTATTCACTCACAGGAGCGCAGATCATCGTCAGGTCACTGGAGAAAATGGGCGTCACAACGGTCACGGGCATCCCGGGCGGTGCAAACCTGCCTCTCTACGATGCTCTGCAGGGAAGCTCAATCCGTCACATCCTCGCCCGGCATGAACAGGGCGCGGGATTCATCGCCCAGGGAATGGCCCGGTCCACGGGCAAGCCGGCGGTATGCATAGCAACATCGGGGCCCGGGGCTGTCAATCTTCTCACGGCCATCGCCGACGCCCATGCCGATTCCGTTCCCATCATCGCCATCACCGGGCAGGTCCCTACGGGAATGATCGGGACCGACGCATTTCAGGAGGTTGATATTTATGGTATGGCCCTTCCCGTTACAAAACATATTTTCATGGTCCGCCACGCCCGGGAACTGCCCCATGTCATCAACGAGGCCTTCCGTATTTCCCTTTCCGGCAGGCCCGGCCCGGTGCTTATCGACATTCCGAAGGATGTACAGCAGCAGACCGCCGACGCTATCTGCTTTCCCGGGCCGCCGGAAATACCGCTGCCCCGGCCCTGCAGCGGGGAAACCACAGACCAGATTGCCCGAATGATCGACGAAGCCCGCAGGCCGCTGATCTATGCAGGCGGGGGCATTATCGCCTCCGATGCCTCCCATGCCCTGGGAACCCTGGCCCGGAGAAACAGTATTCCCGTGGCCCTGTCCCTCATGGGGCTTGGTTCCTTCTCTCCCGATGATCCGCTCTTCCTGGGGATGCTGGGCATGCATGGCGACCGCAGCACCAATCTCATCGTCGAGGAGTCCGATCTTCTCGTGGCCGTGGGAGTCCGCTTCGATGACCGGGCCACAGGCAAGGTTCGGGAATTCTGCAGGCACGCATCAATTGTTCACATTGACATCGATCACTCTGAAATCGATAAAATTAAAAAAACAAATCTGTCTCTCATCGCCGATGCCCGTTCAGCCCTCACCCTTCTGGCGGACCAGGTAAGCGTCCGCCGCCGGCGGCGATGGATTTCCCGCATAGATACCCTGAAAAAATCATTGCCGGGTATCAGGGAAAAGGTATACGCCGCGAATCACCCCCTGGCCATAATCCAGCATGCGGGAGCGGTCATGGACGACAGCGCCATTATCACCACCGATGTGGGACAGCACCAGATGTGGACCGCCCAGATGTACCCTTTCCGCCGCCCCCGCGGCCTGCTCACATCGGGCGGACTGGGAACCATGGGATTCGGCCTTCCCGCGGCCATCGGCGCAGCCCTGGCAAATCCCGGCAGGAATGTTCTCTGCATCAGCGGTGACGGTTCCTTCCTCATGAATCTCCAGGAACTGGCCACCCTGGCAGATCTGAACCTGAACGTGAAGGTGCTGATCATGAACAACAACCAGCTGGGCCTGGTGCGGCAGCAGCAGTCCATGTTCTACAACAGTAACTTTTTCGCGTCACAATTCATATCGAAGCCCGATTTCGCCCGTATCGGCGAGGGTTTCGGGATACGGAGCATTAACCTGGACGGCGCCGCGGACCCGATATCACTTTTATCCCATGCCCTGAACACGCCGGGCCCCTGTGTCATAAACGTGCCCCTGGGAGAGGAATTTGATGTTCTTCCCATTGTCCCTCCCGGTGCATCCAATATTGAGATGATCGGAGGTGAACTGTATGAATGA